In a genomic window of Acidobacteriota bacterium:
- the folE gene encoding GTP cyclohydrolase I, with protein MNKKKIHHAIKFFLKGVGERFPGDDLEKTPSRVTKAWFNEFLSGYRTNPEKLLAPKKPGRKKPGRVRLEEKKVINKRISGRDIILARDIFFYSICVHHLLPFIGYAHIAYIPDGRIIGLSKMARVLDAFSRRLQIQERLARQVADTLHRGLNARGTAVIIEAAHLCMILRGVKKKESSIVTTCFTGCFEQDEKLRSALIKMIYRK; from the coding sequence AATTCTTCCTGAAAGGGGTGGGGGAAAGGTTTCCCGGAGATGACCTGGAGAAGACACCATCGAGGGTGACGAAGGCATGGTTTAACGAATTTCTTTCAGGTTATAGGACAAATCCAGAAAAGCTCCTTGCACCAAAGAAACCAGGAAGAAAAAAACCGGGAAGGGTTAGACTGGAAGAGAAAAAAGTTATAAATAAAAGGATCTCTGGCAGGGATATCATCCTCGCCAGGGATATATTTTTCTATTCAATCTGCGTCCATCATCTTCTTCCTTTCATTGGGTATGCCCACATTGCCTACATTCCTGACGGAAGGATCATAGGGCTTTCTAAAATGGCAAGAGTCCTCGATGCTTTTTCCCGAAGACTTCAGATTCAGGAGAGGCTCGCACGCCAGGTGGCGGATACCCTCCACAGGGGATTGAATGCGAGGGGTACTGCCGTCATCATCGAGGCAGCCCATCTCTGCATGATCCTGAGAGGTGTTAAAAAGAAGGAGAGCAGCATCGTCACGACCTGCTTCACAGGATGCTTCGAGCAAGACGAGAAATTAAGATCAGCACTCATCAAGATGATTTACAGGAAATAG